The following DNA comes from Chryseobacterium gallinarum.
AAATAACGATCAGGATAGATTAGTCCTACTGGAAGCGGGAAAATCCGGAAAAACTGTACTGCAACTTGACATCTCCAAAAATGCAGTGGCCAAGCTTACCCCAATACAAAATGGCGACTCCTTCCTCATTAGCACATGTGTCGAAGGTCAGCCACAAGATAATACCCTTGTCGATATATGGTATGGGAACGATCCTTACGTCAATGAACATTTTAAAAAGCCTACTCATCAGCGTTTTTGGTTATGGCACCCAAAAAGAAACAAACTGCAGAATATTCCTGTACCGGAAAACTTTGAGGTCGGTTCGATCAACAATGACCGTTATTTTCTGACTTATCTTCCAAGACGGGGCCATAATTTCATTACCAGTGAGCCCGAACTCAATGCTGCTCAGATCTACGATCTGAAATTAAATTCATACAGGGATATCGGAAATGTAAAGCTTGCCAGACAAATAGGCAAAGAATGGCCGGAACTATTAAACCATTCCATTTATACCTCATCTGATGGAAGATGGTTTGTCGCGAGTCACGATGGCTTAAGATGGTCGCTATATCGTCCCGATGGTAATAAAGTAACAACGATAGAAAAAGAAGGTTTGGAACAACCGGTATTCTCATCAAATTCAGAGAATATCTATTTTGAAAGCGTAGATGGCCTATGGACCTTTAACATCGGACTGAAGAAATTAACAGCTCTGGACATAGGAAGAGGAAAAATAACAAAGATCAAGAACTACACCCTTAAAATCGATGATTATACAGCAATTTCCTTTTTACCAACAGAAAAACTTCTTGCCGAAATAAAGGATCGGGACGAAAATGTGATTTCATATCAGCTCTTGAAAAGGGGCAAAATCTATCAGGTCATTCCATCGACAAAAAATAGAATTCATAAGCTGATCTATGATCCTGCAATGACATCCTTTTCTACACTGGAAGAGAATTTTAATCTTCCACCCACATTGTATGCTTATGCTAAACCCAATGAAAAAAAACTACTTTTTGACGGAAGTATTAAGGACAATGGAGTAAAAAAAATAAAACAGGAAATGTATAAATATTCCGCAGCAGGAAAGAATCTTAGCGGTATTTTGTATTATCCTGCCAACTTTGATCCCGCGAAAAAGTATCCGATGATCGTTCGCATTTATGATATGCAGCGGCACCTTTCCAATTCATATCTATCTCCAAACAAGTCCCTTCCGGATGGATCTCAATTGAGAACCTTGTTGGAACGTGGGTATTTTGTATTTCTTCCGGACACTACTGTGGGCGATAAAGGTCCTGGACTTTCAGCACTTGAATGTGTCCACAAGGCACTGGATGCTGCGCTAAAAAATTCTTTTATTGATAAGGAAAAAATTGGACTCTTCGGTCAATCCTACGGCGGTTATAAGACCGATTTTATAGCAACCCATTCAGACCGTTTTGCAGCTTACATCTCCGGGGCAGGAATCAGTGACATTATCAACGATTTTTACTCATATACTCATGGTTTTAATAAACCTCTATATTTTATATATAACACCGTTTATCAAATGAATACGACACCGGCTAATGATAAGGCAAGATTTCTGGCAAATAACCCCATCCTTAGTGTGGAAAGAGTAAATGCACCAATCTTACTGTGGACCAGTAACAAGGATCGCACCGTTCCGCCGACTCAAACGATGGAATTTTATATTGGGCTCCGCCGATATAAAAAAGATGTAGTTGCATTATTTTATCAAGACGGAAATCATTCATTTCCCGATGGTACTCCGGAGCAAGTAGACTTGAGTAAAAAAGTATTGGACTGGTGGGATTACTTTTTGAAAGGCAAAAAAGATATTGCCTGGATAAGTAAACAGATGAGAAAGGATGCCTTATAGGCATCCTTCTTAATTACTGTATGCTTCTACGAAGTTCTTGAGAACAGGTTGTTTCGTCCGCGCTCCGGAATTTATAGAGCTGAGAACCATCAACACTCCAAGTACATAGCTCGCCAGGATTTTCATCACATTCCTGCTGAACGACATCACAATGGCTACCGTTGATACGATAAGTTGGCATAGCAGTTTTCATTTTGCTGGTTGCGAAAGCACCTCCAAATCCCATTGCTACAATGAGACCGGGTAATAATAATTTTTTCATGCTATCATAATTTAATTGGTTACTGCCTAATCTGTTACAGGGTTTTCGGCAATCCCCTATATATCCCGATCCACCAGCGGTTCCTCGAACCACTGGTTTCGTTTTATGTTAAACTTAAACGCGCCATCCCTTATGCGGTACCGCTGTAATTCGTTGCCAATTAGAACATACAGGTAACGGCCATCAGAGATCATCGATGACATCGCATTGCCGTCTTTATGGCGTATATAGAAGCTGCCTAAGTAATATTGTTCATCCGTGCTGTAGACATCGATGATGGAGGAATTTTTCCACGAACTTGATGGTTCGTGCTTCCCTTTTAGGTTGGAACGGTTGAAGATCAGTCCGCAGAACAAGGTTTGGCTCTTATTCACGCTGAAGGACGGGGCATTCATTTTGTTTCTTCCATCCGAAAGCTTGGTTACCGATAAATTTGCTCTTGTCGTAGTATCTATGGTATTAAGTCTACTCTGAACATTCAAGGAGGTATCCATTACAATGAATTGGTTCCGGTAAAAGTATGTGTAGACCAGCTTACCGTTTTCCGGATCAGAAGTTAATACGCCGTCCACATCAAATACCCCGTCGATCTGCTTTTGTAGAACCTCTGGCTTAAGGGATAGCTTTGGGTTCCTATTGAGATCAAGTAAAGCAATGCTATATTGATTATCGTCACGTTTTTGTGTACGAATTCCGAACTTCATGGAATCGATGACTGAAAGCTGGTTAAAGAATGCATCTCCATAGCTTATAGTGTTTGCTGTCGAATTTCCGAGATTCCCTCTATAAATTACAGGAACGTTTCCGTCGTAAATGTAAAAGTACGGAGATTTTACCCTGATCTGTACGTTCCTGAAGGGATGATCCATGTGATCCAAAGCAATCTTTGTACGAGTAAGATTCTGCAGTCCAGTATCAATTTGTGAAATAAAAAGCGGTGTGGTCACATTGCCGAGGTATATTTTTCCATCAGCAATTCCGGCAAAGTAATACGAGTTCACCCCAAGGTCATAGATCTTATCATCAAAAATCGGATGCTGCAGGAAACGGCGCGTAAAATTGTTCTCTTTCTTCATGATGTGCTCTGACCGTACAAACATTGCAACGACGGCACCACAGCAAAGGGTTATGCTAAACAACTGTAAAGAAAGCAAAAGGCCCAGCTTCTTCTGAGGATTATCTTTTTTCTCCTTATAAAATATGGCGGCGGAGATAAGCAGAACAAATGCAATATTAAAAATCAGGTGCTCTGTCCAGCCCAGCTTCTCTAAGATTCCTCCGCAGCTGCATGGTACAAAATCGCTATAATTGAGGATAAGAAAAATGTAAATGGTAAAGGCGGACATCAATCCCAACGAAAAATATAAAGCCAGTTTCTGATAGGTTGGAAGACAGAGGTAAAGAGCCAAAGTAAGCTCTGTAATGACTACAGCAAATGAAATATAGTGCGCATAGGCACTTAACAAGGGTGATTGTGCCAGCTGAACCTGAAAGTTCTCAAAATCCAGAACTTTACTCATAGCGGCATACACAAATAGAAACGCCACCAGAATACAGACCGCCGTCACATAATATTCTTTAACGAGTTTTATCATAATCATTGGCATTGATTAAGACAAATTTCGCTATATAAAGAAAATTAAATATTGCAAATAGTACCTTTGATATTTCAAATAGTAACATTTACATTCCAAAAAGTACCAAAAGCATTTCAATAAGTAATCGGACTATAAATTTGCCAGGCGGGGGATATCAGTCAACGATACTCCGTATTTCGAAAAAGTCTTATACATATTGGGATAATCGACAAATCTATTCTTAAAAGCTACTTCTTTGAAACTCATCCGGGTGAAAATAATATCTCCCGCAGCCTCTATACTTTTCTTTTTCTGGATAAAACTGTAAAACGTATCTCCAAAAAAAATCTTGCAGTCCTTTTGGAATTGATTGTAATTGTAACCCATTGATTTGACAAGATCACGTACGGATTGTTTGCTATCTGTTTCATAGTGCGTAAAAATTTCCCGCACATAGGAAATATTCGACGGGATCGTATTGATCAAATTCTTTGGAATATGAAGGTCAACCAAATGGAGGAAAGTAACTTTCCTCTCTTCAATCTTCATGATCCCAGCAACAAGATGTACAGCTTCCTGATCAGAGTAACGGAGATGTACCGGGTAGATATCATAGTTATTCAGATTCTTATTTTCTAAATCGCCAAATATCTTGTGTAAATGGTGGTCAGTATTTTTCATAATCGCTTCCAGATCCGGTACGAAATCAACTTTAAATATCCCTGCCCGAAGGAAGGCAATCTGGTGCAGGAACCTGAAATAAAAGTCTGCAACGGTCTGCAATCGGGCAGACACTTCACCCAGATCGGCAAGATACAGCGCCGATTTTACAAAATCCATTCTGCAGAACATTTCAATATTTCGTTCCACCATCGTGTCGAGTAATGAAATCAGGAATAAGTTCATGGTTCCCCAAATTAGTTGTATTTGATTCAGACCTATGGCAAGAGCAATTAAATATATGGCGTTTATACTTCGAATAGTTTATGGCCTGTTTACCAAATTAATTATTTTATATCTAAAAGCGAAATAAATACAATATTATTACCATTTGGTTAATCCATAAAATCCATTTCTTTTAATTGCAACAAAAAAAGGACAGCCAATGGCTGCCCTAAGTGTGCTTTCAACTGGTAGTGTAGTGTTTTGGGGCGTTAACTGCTGTGAGTTATTTCAAATATAGGATTATCTGATCGGTTCGGTAAAAATTGGATCAGTTTTTTTATTGTTGAACTGAAAAGAAAATTGCTTTTCGTTTCCAAAACTGTCGGAGATCCAGACATCAAATTGTGACGGTGCAATAGAAGCGGAACTATAGTAAATCCTGAATTCTTTATCAGGTACCGTATAATAGTCGTTGGGGATAAACGGCTTTCCATATAAATAACCAAGCTGCCCTTGTCCGTCATTTTGAAAGTACCGAAGGCGATACAAATTTCCACTATAATTACCTCCTGAAATAATGGTAAATCTGATTTCAACCCACTCCCCTACAGCTATCGCCTTTGGAACCGGCATAATTCTAACATCAAATGGAAATTCCTCCTGCACATCAAGGTTAGCTTTGCTACAGCCTGATAAGATTAAAGTACCAGAGACGGTGAGTAAAGCCATAATCAATGATCTAAAAGTGAGCGGATTTTTTTTTGTTCTCATTGTATAAAAAATGTTTATTAAAAATTAAACCTCAGTCCAATGCCCAGCGAAGGGCGAAATTGTTCCAAATCAGTGCCCCAAAGGACTTTAGTTCGGCCCTGTATCAGAAAGACAACACGGTCGGAAAAATAAATTTCCATTGAAAGCCTCCCTCCTGTTCCGTATACAAATTGATTCCTGTTCTTCAGTATCCCGCCATCCATAAGAATAGTATCTCCCTTATTGACCACTTCGTAACCACCGGCCGCACTCAATCCTGCATATAAGGTGACAAACTTCTTCCGGTCAGAAAGCAGCCGAAAACTGTAACCTGCTTCGCCCAGGAAATTTTCTGTGGGTATCTGCCAGTTCTTGTACAACGCTGTTTGCTTTTGGTATTCGACACTGTACATCCAGTAATTTCCGTGTCTAACGAATCTGTTTAAACCGAGGCCTATGTAAAAATTTTGATCGGGACGCTTATTATTCATCAAACCAAAATTCACTTCCACGGACTGTTGCTTGTATACCATCCGCTGCGCCCGCACATATATGGTGGAAATGACCAGCATTAATAATGTGATATATTTTTTCATAAAGAACGCATTTATGGATTAAGCATTAGTTTCATGTCTGAAACCCGCTTCGCAGCGATCAGATCAGCATTTTCTACGTCCAGAACCTGGCTCCTTGCCCCGTTTTTCTCAAATACTTCAATCCGTAAAATCTGGTCATCTGAAATGGTAAACTGGTCCAATAACACAACGCTGCTGGCAACGGAATGATCTGAAATGATTTCCAGCCCAGGATACTGCCGCAAAGGAACCAGCTGTTTTTCCTGCGAAACGGTTCTTTTTGCAATCTGTTTATCGGAAACTTTATAGGTGCAGAAGTCCACCGCAAACGGGACATTCGAACTGTTCTTAAGCTGCAGATGGATGTAGTATTTTCCATTATGGGAATATAATCCGCGTAGTGCGAGCTGGATGCCATAAGATTTGGAGGCAATATGCCGGATGAATCTTTTGTTCTGCTGGTAGATCGTTCTTAACACTTCATCCGTTAATGATGGCGGATTAAAACCGAGCTCATCGAATTTCACATTCTTCCCTGCCTCGCGCCCAGCATCATTTTTCATTTTCTGCAAATCGTAACTTAGAATTTGTGGATCATTGTTGTAGAGGACATTAAAGCTGTAAAAATGTCCATCCTCCGTAATTACACTAAAGTTGGTTTCTTCAGCAAAATCCCGAACAGCAGCCTTTATACGTAAAACGTTCGGCGCGTCTTCCGCTTTTTCCCCGATGAGGTACACCGACCCCAGGTCAACGTAACGAATGGCTACTGGGAAAATCAGGTGACAGGTCTTATTATAAGTCACCTCTAAGCGGTAAGGTTCGACCCTGCCCGCTTCAAGTGACTGCTGGCCAAAAGTCTTAAAAAAGACCCCCACCAACAGGACTATAGCCAGGAATTTTTGTATTAATTTCATAACTGATTGTTTGTTTTGATAATGTTATTTTTTACTGTAAAGCAAAACCGGATGGCCAGATCTGACCGTCACCTTAACCGTTCTCAGCTTTTTCGAAAAAAAACCTGAAACGCCCTGTATAAGCCCCCGGCTAACATCCCCGGCGATCTGCTGGCCTGCTGATCTCGACATGGAAATGTTCATACCTGAGCTCTGGCTCATGTTGGCCGCAATTTCAGAAGCTGCATTTATTTCGTCGGATCTTGGGACCGGTAATCCGGGCTGCCCGTCGGTGCTATAGACCAGGATCTCAACAGGGATTATATTTCCGGACACTTCAATCGAGCTGATCTTGAGCTGCAATCTGCTCCCTTGTATTTTTGCGTCTGCCGTCATTTCTGCGCCGTTCTCAAGCCGATGATCTCCAATAATTGCACTTTCGGATAAACGTAATTTTATAGTGCCATCACCAGACAAAGTTTTAGTTTCAGTGATCATCGCAGGGATACTGTTTCGAACAATATCTGACTGTACTTTCTGTCCCGGTGTAATGAAACCCACGTTACGATCTCCGATACCGCTGAGCAAAGATTCCTGATCCTGCTCCCGGAATAATGCAGAGACCACATTTTTCCGTTTACTTTGTACTGCTGCTACCTTTTCTTTTCTATCGGGAATGCCGGCATGTTTCACTTCGGAAGAATCTTTTCTCACACTCGAAGTTGATTGCGGCATTGCCTGTATGGCCGGGCCGGTAGGCAAATAGCGTGATGCCATCTCATATGATTTTTCCATTAATGCCAGTTGATCGTTAAGCGTTGGTGTCTGCGGAACATCCTTTTCCGAGAGTCTTTCCTTTAATTGATCCACCTGTTTCCGCAGTTCGATTTTTTCGTGGTCATCGTCACGGTAAAAGGATCCTAAGGTATATTGTGCATTTTGATAGCTGGTCAAGGGGTTATTTTGTGCCGGTACCGTTCTCGAATAGCCTGTTACGCTATTTGACAGCTGAGCTGCATTCACATTTCCCGAATCGGCATTATTCCAGTAATCGGAAAGCGACATAAGTGTATTCCTTTTTTCAGCTTCTTTTTCTTCAAGCATTTCTTTTTCATAGGCTTTCTTTTTATCCGACTGGAGTCCTTTGTCCGTGGCTTCGGGAACCGCATTGTTTAATCCGACATCCGGACTTTCCGATTCACCTTTCGGCTGGAATATTAAATATAGACAGGCCAGAAAAACAATGCCCATCAGGCAAAAAATAACAGGCTTTTTAAGCTTTTCCCGTTTGAGCCCTTCGGGACGTTCAGCTCTTTCCTCGTCAACAATTATGCTGACCCGTTTATTCTCTTTCTCTTCCATTTTTGTTACTTTTTACTTTATTGCTAATCGGATCTCCTTTGATTACTGCGGGAGCTTCTATATGACGTATTTCCATCCCATCATCCTTTCCCAGGTCATAAAAAACTTTTATCATGACTCCCACACCAAGGAGCATATAAAATGCAAAAAGGTAGAGTACATATCTGATCTGCTTCCTGACGGGTAAATTCCGCCATTTTAGATCGAGCTTCTCAAGCTCGTTATCAATTGTTGTTCTAATTTTCATTTTATTTTTCCTTTAAATTATAAGCGGAAACTATTTCTTTTTTTGAGTTTTGGGTTCAAACGCTCTTTAAAGCTGCTTCTCACCAATTTCACTGCGTCAGGTAATTCCGGTATCGTTCTGGTTGAAAGATCTTCTAAATTCACGCCTTGTAACAAATGATAATAACGGTTCTTAAAAGAGATTTTCATTCCAGTTATATCCAGTTTAAAATCCTCGCCCACTTCTCCATTATGTTTTAAAGCAAAGCTAGCCGTAATGAAATCCTTCTTTTCTCCTTTATCTTCCAAAAAGGTAAACAACTTGATATCTTTAAAGTCTGTAGGATTATATTGTTGTTTCACATAATTTGAAAGTGACTCTTCTAGTAATTTCGGTTCCATTCCGTTTGTTGTAAACCAACCATTGTATCCCTTTCTGGCCAGGATTGCAACAGTATCTCTCAGTGTTTCCATAACTTTAAAGTATTATCGTTCCATAGTCTCCTCGTCTTTATTGGACAGGACAGCAAACTTTAAAATCTGAAAGCCTTGTGGATTATTGTCTGAACGCACGCTGTTGAGCAGATTGCAGCTTGTGACAAGACTCCTCCGGGTGAGGTTACTTGACCGGATGATAATCTGTCTGGCATAGGTGGTCACCGAATACGGGTATGAATTGAAGTTGCAGACTACACTGTCAACCTCTATCCGCTGCTGGACGTTGCCAGAAATAATTCTGTTGTAGTAACCCTTTTCAGATAAATCCTTATAGTAATCAAATGCACTTTTATCCGCCAGGTCAAAAGCCCTTTTCATGTTACTTTCGATGGCAGCCTTATCCGGTGCAAGGGTAAAAAAGAGTTCATGAAATCGTTTGACATGTTCACGCGCCTCTACGGGTCTGTTGATACTTGCATCCTGCGACAAAGCTAGCATCAACGATTTTCCATTATCCAGCACATAAATCTTCTCCCTTTGTGTGTTGGCAAAGGAGTACGATTTCCACACAGAAAATCCGGTGACTGCCATGCAGAACATTGCAAATACAATGGCATATAGCCGAATCTTCCGGAAGCTGTTTTCAATATTTCTTAGGGTTCTGAATTCCATCTTTTTTAACTTTTTTGTCCATTATTTAAGAGTTGACCAGAAACATTTCCTGCGACAGCACCTGCCCCAGCTGCTGCAACATTGCCGCTGCGCATTGCCGCCTGGCTGACATTACGGGTGAAGTTTCCGGCTCCACCGGCCTGTATGATCCAGCCCGTCACGGTAGGGATGGTAAAGTACCCGACAATCCCGATAATCATAAAGATGACGTAAACGGTATTTCCGGTGTCTGGAATGAAAGTTGGATCATTAAGCATTTCAATATCTCGCTCAAGGATCAGTGACTGGATCTTTGCAAGCATCGCACTGAACATGTCTGCAACGGGAAGCCACAGGTAGACACTGATATACCGAGTCAGCCACTGCGTCAGCGTGGACTGAAACCCATCCCAGACCGATATCGCAAAGGCAATGGGGCCAAGGATGGAGAGCACAATCAGGAAGAAGGTCCTTATCGTGTCAATGACCAGCGCAGCTGCCTGAAACAAGATTTCCAGCAGTTCCCGGAACCATTTTTTTGTAGACTGTTCCATCTGATAAGCCGTTCGATCCATATACATGCCAGCCATAGTAACCAGATCATTGGGCGACCAGCCAAGGTCTTCAAGCTTTTTGTCGAATTCCTCGTTGCTGACCAAATATGCAGTTTCAGGGTTTCTGAGCATAGCCTCCTTTTCCAGCAGGTCTTTCTGCTGCTGTAATTTGTTCAGATCCAATACCTGGCTGTCCAGCATTCCATGTGTACCCTTTACGATAGGGCTCAGCACCGCATTGATCGATCCCAGTACAATGGTGGGAAAAAACATGATGCATAATCCTATGGCAAACGGTCTTAACAACGGAAAGACATCGATCGGCTCGGCCCGGCTTAAAGCCTGCCACACCTTTAATGCAACATAGAACAGTGCGCCCAAACCTGCTACTCCTTTTGCAATCGTGGCCATTGTTGCGGACAAAGGCAGCATCTCATCATACAGCCCCCGCAATAATTCGTGAAGATTGTTGAAATCCATAATTACTCAATTTGCTACCAATATTTTTGCGCCGCTGTACCGTAGAGTTCCATCACCCTTTTCGTATTGTTCTGCTTTTTGGCTCTGAGAATACTGACAGAGATGTTTTTACTGGTATAATACCTTACTAGACTATGATATTCCTTCACCTCTTTATACACCCTATCAATGATCTCCATGCGCTCTTTATCACTGAGCGACAGGCTGCTGGAGGTGACAATCTGTTTCAGTTCCTTTAACAGTTCTGTACTTTCATTCAGTAAAGCTGAATAGCCATTCCCGATAGCCATGAGTTCGTCCGCAGAGAAGTTCTTGTCATTTAGCATTTTCCCAAAGTTGTTGACGTACATATTGCTGACATCGCCCACAAGAAGCACCGTCTGCTGCACTTTCCGTGCATCTTTAACCAGATTGTTCACGGCTTTCAGTTTGTCATAATACTCCTTGCCCTGCTCGTAGACTTTCTTCACCTCATTGAAATTCTTAACAACATTGGATACGGTAGATGAGGTCTGGACAATTTCGTTCGCGCTGTTGAGTACTCCGGATATCAGGTTTCCGGGATCGGTAACGACCCATTGTGCTTTTGATTTTTGCGATAGGGTAACGAACATTACCATAAACAGGGTGAATAATAAATTTTTCATTTTTTCTCATTTTTAAAGGTTGTTTAATTATTTCCGATATCGCCGGCCCGCAGACCTTTGATTTTTTTCAGGGATATCTTCTTGATTGCTGCCTCCACGTCGCCCTCCATCTCACGGGCAAGGTCCAGCACTTCAAGCTTTTCAGATTCTTCTGTTGTATAGGCCAGGTACTCCTGCTGGCTTACTTCGGTTGCGTACACCGCGGAATGGGTGCCTCCCAGTCCGATCCAGACTTCCTTGTACTTCCTCGACGGATCATTATTCTGATTGATCGAAAGGATCTGTGATCTTTCTTTTTCCGTAAGCCCCAGCATGGTCTGAATCGCGTCAAACTTGTTCATGTATTTACGCTGGTCAAGGAGTATTTTACAGTCCGAATTATTAATGATGGTCTCCTTAACCACCGGAGAATGTATAATGTCATCCACCTCCTGGGTCACGACGATAGCCTCTCCGAAGAACTTTCGGACCGTTTTAAAGAGATATTTTATGTATTCTGCGAATCCTTCCTTTGCGATTGCTTTCCAGGCTTCCTCGATCAGGATCATCTTGCGGATACCTTTTAACCTCCGCATCTTATGGATAAAAACCTCCATAATAATGATCGTCACTACGGGGAACAGGATCTTGTGGTCCTTTATGGCATCGATTTCAAAGACGATAAAGCGTTTGTTGAGCAAATCAAGCTGCTTATCGGAATTCAGCAGGTAATCATATTCTCCACCGTAATAATAAGGTTCCAGCACATTGAGAAAGCCGGCAACATCAAAATCTTTCTCGCGCACCTGCTTCTCTTCCAGCACCTTTTTGTAATCTCCCTTTACATACTCATAAAAGCCATTGAATGATGGAGGATGATCACCTTTTTTAATGGTTTCAATATAACCTGAAACGGCATTGGATAAGGCTACTTCTTCGGACCGCCTTGGTGGTTCATCATCACGTTTCCAGAGCGAGAGAATAAGCGTTTTAATACTTTCTCTTTTCTCAATGTCGAACACGCCATCATCGGTATAGAAAGGGTTAAAAGCAATCGGGTTGTCTTCGGTGTATGTAAAGTAAACACCATCCTTCCCTTTTGTCTTCCCCTTGATGAGTTCGCACAATCCCTGATAACTGTTTCCCGTATCGACAAGTAGTACGTGTGCGCCCTGCTCATAGTACTGGCGTACCATATGGTTGGTAAAGAATGATTTTCCGGAGCCGGACGGACCCAATATGAACTTATTCCTGTTCGTTATGATTCCCCGCTTCATGGGAAGATCAGAGATATCAACATGAATGGGCTTTCCTGTAAGCCGGTCCGACATCTTAATACCAAATGGCGACGGCGAGCTCTGGTAATTGGTTTCCTCGGTAAGGAAGCATAAGGCAGGTTCAATGA
Coding sequences within:
- a CDS encoding S9 family peptidase; this encodes MKNILKLIMFLAGVFLSSAQQLEDTIENWRAKFSSLSDFVYRSKNANWIGIRKVSKLHGDSIFVVNTKDQGQTVYRIMNSQLTFLNEVGVLGKKGQQVVFLNLITGNTFNFDNIIDVYPLQQQNRFGLLSNDHSLRFYDSTGKQLFEIANVGNLAATDSKNTIYLNRQYDSKSEIIETTGSQQKVLYKTENKIRKISLIETGKHLLVLETAQNNDQDRLVLLEAGKSGKTVLQLDISKNAVAKLTPIQNGDSFLISTCVEGQPQDNTLVDIWYGNDPYVNEHFKKPTHQRFWLWHPKRNKLQNIPVPENFEVGSINNDRYFLTYLPRRGHNFITSEPELNAAQIYDLKLNSYRDIGNVKLARQIGKEWPELLNHSIYTSSDGRWFVASHDGLRWSLYRPDGNKVTTIEKEGLEQPVFSSNSENIYFESVDGLWTFNIGLKKLTALDIGRGKITKIKNYTLKIDDYTAISFLPTEKLLAEIKDRDENVISYQLLKRGKIYQVIPSTKNRIHKLIYDPAMTSFSTLEENFNLPPTLYAYAKPNEKKLLFDGSIKDNGVKKIKQEMYKYSAAGKNLSGILYYPANFDPAKKYPMIVRIYDMQRHLSNSYLSPNKSLPDGSQLRTLLERGYFVFLPDTTVGDKGPGLSALECVHKALDAALKNSFIDKEKIGLFGQSYGGYKTDFIATHSDRFAAYISGAGISDIINDFYSYTHGFNKPLYFIYNTVYQMNTTPANDKARFLANNPILSVERVNAPILLWTSNKDRTVPPTQTMEFYIGLRRYKKDVVALFYQDGNHSFPDGTPEQVDLSKKVLDWWDYFLKGKKDIAWISKQMRKDAL
- a CDS encoding DUF6520 family protein, producing the protein MKKLLLPGLIVAMGFGGAFATSKMKTAMPTYRINGSHCDVVQQECDENPGELCTWSVDGSQLYKFRSADETTCSQELRRSIQ
- a CDS encoding MauE/DoxX family redox-associated membrane protein; the encoded protein is MIKLVKEYYVTAVCILVAFLFVYAAMSKVLDFENFQVQLAQSPLLSAYAHYISFAVVITELTLALYLCLPTYQKLALYFSLGLMSAFTIYIFLILNYSDFVPCSCGGILEKLGWTEHLIFNIAFVLLISAAIFYKEKKDNPQKKLGLLLSLQLFSITLCCGAVVAMFVRSEHIMKKENNFTRRFLQHPIFDDKIYDLGVNSYYFAGIADGKIYLGNVTTPLFISQIDTGLQNLTRTKIALDHMDHPFRNVQIRVKSPYFYIYDGNVPVIYRGNLGNSTANTISYGDAFFNQLSVIDSMKFGIRTQKRDDNQYSIALLDLNRNPKLSLKPEVLQKQIDGVFDVDGVLTSDPENGKLVYTYFYRNQFIVMDTSLNVQSRLNTIDTTTRANLSVTKLSDGRNKMNAPSFSVNKSQTLFCGLIFNRSNLKGKHEPSSSWKNSSIIDVYSTDEQYYLGSFYIRHKDGNAMSSMISDGRYLYVLIGNELQRYRIRDGAFKFNIKRNQWFEEPLVDRDI
- a CDS encoding helix-turn-helix transcriptional regulator, translating into MNLFLISLLDTMVERNIEMFCRMDFVKSALYLADLGEVSARLQTVADFYFRFLHQIAFLRAGIFKVDFVPDLEAIMKNTDHHLHKIFGDLENKNLNNYDIYPVHLRYSDQEAVHLVAGIMKIEERKVTFLHLVDLHIPKNLINTIPSNISYVREIFTHYETDSKQSVRDLVKSMGYNYNQFQKDCKIFFGDTFYSFIQKKKSIEAAGDIIFTRMSFKEVAFKNRFVDYPNMYKTFSKYGVSLTDIPRLANL
- a CDS encoding TraQ conjugal transfer family protein → MRTKKNPLTFRSLIMALLTVSGTLILSGCSKANLDVQEEFPFDVRIMPVPKAIAVGEWVEIRFTIISGGNYSGNLYRLRYFQNDGQGQLGYLYGKPFIPNDYYTVPDKEFRIYYSSASIAPSQFDVWISDSFGNEKQFSFQFNNKKTDPIFTEPIR
- a CDS encoding conjugal transfer protein TraO, which produces MKKYITLLMLVISTIYVRAQRMVYKQQSVEVNFGLMNNKRPDQNFYIGLGLNRFVRHGNYWMYSVEYQKQTALYKNWQIPTENFLGEAGYSFRLLSDRKKFVTLYAGLSAAGGYEVVNKGDTILMDGGILKNRNQFVYGTGGRLSMEIYFSDRVVFLIQGRTKVLWGTDLEQFRPSLGIGLRFNF
- the traN gene encoding conjugative transposon protein TraN, translating into MKLIQKFLAIVLLVGVFFKTFGQQSLEAGRVEPYRLEVTYNKTCHLIFPVAIRYVDLGSVYLIGEKAEDAPNVLRIKAAVRDFAEETNFSVITEDGHFYSFNVLYNNDPQILSYDLQKMKNDAGREAGKNVKFDELGFNPPSLTDEVLRTIYQQNKRFIRHIASKSYGIQLALRGLYSHNGKYYIHLQLKNSSNVPFAVDFCTYKVSDKQIAKRTVSQEKQLVPLRQYPGLEIISDHSVASSVVLLDQFTISDDQILRIEVFEKNGARSQVLDVENADLIAAKRVSDMKLMLNP
- the traM gene encoding conjugative transposon protein TraM, producing MEEKENKRVSIIVDEERAERPEGLKREKLKKPVIFCLMGIVFLACLYLIFQPKGESESPDVGLNNAVPEATDKGLQSDKKKAYEKEMLEEKEAEKRNTLMSLSDYWNNADSGNVNAAQLSNSVTGYSRTVPAQNNPLTSYQNAQYTLGSFYRDDDHEKIELRKQVDQLKERLSEKDVPQTPTLNDQLALMEKSYEMASRYLPTGPAIQAMPQSTSSVRKDSSEVKHAGIPDRKEKVAAVQSKRKNVVSALFREQDQESLLSGIGDRNVGFITPGQKVQSDIVRNSIPAMITETKTLSGDGTIKLRLSESAIIGDHRLENGAEMTADAKIQGSRLQLKISSIEVSGNIIPVEILVYSTDGQPGLPVPRSDEINAASEIAANMSQSSGMNISMSRSAGQQIAGDVSRGLIQGVSGFFSKKLRTVKVTVRSGHPVLLYSKK
- a CDS encoding nitrogen regulatory IIA protein — encoded protein: MKIRTTIDNELEKLDLKWRNLPVRKQIRYVLYLFAFYMLLGVGVMIKVFYDLGKDDGMEIRHIEAPAVIKGDPISNKVKSNKNGRERE